A segment of the Sanyastnella coralliicola genome:
GAATATTACTCCGAGTTGAATCGCATTGACGATGATCACGCGTGTCCACCACCCCTTGACATGGGGTAATTTCTGATCAGGGATCAGGCGTTCGAGTACAATAAACCCGAGCCCGATCAAGGCAACGATATAAATCATAGCAGTAGATCAATAATCTCTTTATTACTCAGGAATTCATTGGCTTCAGTGCTGCCTACTCCAACTTCGAACATGGCATCTCCTAGCTGATGCGAGGTGATGCTCATGTTGGATCCCATTCGCTTGATTAAGGGATACAGCGAGCGTGAAAGTCGGTAGGTGAAATTGGGCTCTACTCTCTTCTCAACGGGGTATATGTATGCTGGTCGGAAGGTGTGAAATGACTTCAACGACATATTTCCAATGATACGTTCGGCTGCTCCTTTATCACGTGCAAACATCAATCGACTCTTTTCTGTCGGGTCAGCTCCTTGTCCGCTCAAGAAGCAATAGATGCTTTGAGGAGCCACATTTTCCAAGGCTTCGGCGAAAGCCACGGGAATATCCGTTGTCACTTTTCTAAATGTGGCAGCATCGGCATCTCCGGTATACAATCCAACACAAGAGAAAGCTGCATGGGTATTGGTGAGGTGATCAGTGTATGCTTCCGATAATTCCAACTGATTTGAGACCACTTGCTTCAGTTTATCTGATTGAATGTCAAGCTCTCTTCTTCCGAAACTGACGACTTCGGTGACCTTTTCGTCTTCCAGGCATCGCTTTAGAATTCGCGAGCCGATCATTCCGGAGGCCCCAATAATTGCTACTTTCATTTTACTAAGTTGCTTAAAAGAGTTGACTTCACGAATGAGACTTAGGTTACAGACAGATACATTGCTGTTTTTGTTACTTGCTGCTTGGTTCGAAACCTGAAACATGAGAAAACGAAAGATTGGGATCCATCAATTGTATGCTGAAGACCCGCAACAGGCTGATGAGCTGTTATGGGGCAGACGCACAGATGAAAGCAGACGAGGCTTTTTGAAAAAAGCGGGCTTGGCTGCCATGGCTGCTGCCGTTGGAGGAAAGATCGTTTTTGCGGATCAAATGCCCAGTGGAATAATCCCAGCGATATTGGCTCGTCCGGAGCAGGATTTCTCTATTCCAGGTAAACATCCAGACCTCGTTGTTTTGAACGATAAGCCATGGAATGTGGAGACACCTCCTTATCTCCTTGACGACGAGATTACCCCAGCCGATCGCTTTTTTATCCGAAACAACGGACTTGTGCCTGAAGATATCGATGTAGGTGCATGGACATTGACCATTGATGGCGAATCCATTCCAGAACCGATCACCTTATCGATCGATGAACTTAAAAGCAATTTCGAACATCACACGTATCGTCTGACCCTGGAATGTGGCGGTAACGGAAGATCAGAGTTCAATCCACCTGCCAAAGGAAACCAATGGTCAACGGGTGCAGTCGCCTGTGCAGAATGGACAGGTGTTCGTTTAAAGGATGTCTTGAATTACGCCAAGGTGAAGTCGGATGCGGTGTACGTTGGCTATTATGGTAAGGACGTCCATCTGAGTCGTAATCCCAACAAAGTGACCATTTCAAGAGGAGTTCCAATAGCGAAGGCCATGGAAGATGAGTCGTTGATTGCCTGGGCTATGAATGGTGAAGATATTCCAGTAATGAACGGACATCCACTGCGTATGGTGATTGGAGGTTGGCCGGCTTCAGTGAGTGGGAAATGGCTCTCTAGACTGAGTGTGAGGAACAAAGTGCATGATGGTCTGAAGATGGAAGCACCTTCGTATCGAGTTCCATGCGAGAAAGTAGCCCCTGGTCAAGAGGTGAAGGCAGAAGACATGTGCATTATTGAAAGCATGCCTGTCAAGTCGTTGATTACCTATCCAAAGACAGGAGCGGTACTCAAAGGCAAAAAGAGTTTGACCCTTAGAGGACATGCATGGGCTGGTGATCTCAGT
Coding sequences within it:
- a CDS encoding sulfite oxidase, with product MRKRKIGIHQLYAEDPQQADELLWGRRTDESRRGFLKKAGLAAMAAAVGGKIVFADQMPSGIIPAILARPEQDFSIPGKHPDLVVLNDKPWNVETPPYLLDDEITPADRFFIRNNGLVPEDIDVGAWTLTIDGESIPEPITLSIDELKSNFEHHTYRLTLECGGNGRSEFNPPAKGNQWSTGAVACAEWTGVRLKDVLNYAKVKSDAVYVGYYGKDVHLSRNPNKVTISRGVPIAKAMEDESLIAWAMNGEDIPVMNGHPLRMVIGGWPASVSGKWLSRLSVRNKVHDGLKMEAPSYRVPCEKVAPGQEVKAEDMCIIESMPVKSLITYPKTGAVLKGKKSLTLRGHAWAGDLSVNEMHISIDFGSTWQKASLNPAANRLAWQRWEASVNFPEKGYYEVWAKATDSEGKSQPMVVPGWNPKGYLNNATHRIAVKVE